In a genomic window of Rhododendron vialii isolate Sample 1 chromosome 12a, ASM3025357v1:
- the LOC131310617 gene encoding cysteine-rich receptor-like protein kinase 29 — MAMGFLARLCCCFVKKLRDGGSGGGDEDDDGGQSSELFFELRTLQVATNFFSEVNQLGHGGFGPVYKGLIPNGQEVAVKKLSLNSRQGLREFTNEVKLLLKTQHKNLVMLLGCCAEGPEKMLVYEYLPNGSLDYFLFDKKKSSSLDWLRRYRIVTGIARGLLYLHEEAPERIIHRDIKASNILLDGQLNPKISDFGLARLFPGDDTHLNTFRISGTHGYMAPEYAMHGYLSVKTDVFSFGVLVLEIVSGRKNHVRELGGEQEDLLTYAWTLFQAGKTLDLVDPSLARWNQDEAAMCIQLGLLCCQSNVADRPDMNSVHLMLSSDSFTLPRPGKPGIQGRRGRWTTTTSSAFTNTNRANSTNTAGTSASAGSTIVEDFSKNSISYSSIDEGR, encoded by the exons ATGGCGATGGGGTTTCTCGCCCGACTGTGCTGCTGCTTCGTGAAGAAACTGAGGGACGGCGGCAGCGGAGGAGGAGACGAGGATGATGACGGCGGGCAGTCGTCGGAATTGTTCTTCGAGCTGCGGACTCTGCAAGTTGCCACCAACTTTTTCTCGGAGGTGAACCAGCTCGGCCACGGCGGCTTCGGCCCCGTTTACAAG GGATTGATACCAAATGGTCAAGAAGTGGCTGTGAAAAAGCTATCACTGAATTCAAGACAAGGGCTCAGAGAATTCACTAACGAGGTGAAATTGTTACTGAAAACTCAGCACAAGAATTTGGTCATGTTGTTGGGTTGTTGCGCAGAAGGACCAGAGAAGATGCTTGTCTATGAATATCTTCCAAACGGGAGTCTCgactattttctttttg ATAAAAAGAAGTCTTCATCCTTGGATTGGTTGAGACGATATCGGATAGTGACAGGTATTGCAAGAGGTCTACTCTACCTACACGAAGAAGCTCCTGAAAGGATTATCCATAGAGACATTAAAGCTAGTAATATCTTGCTAGATGGACAGTTAAATCCCAAGATCTCAGATTTTGGATTAGCTAGGCTGTTCCCTGGGGATGATACTCATCTAAATACATTCAGAATTTCTGGTACTCA TGGTTATATGGCTCCTGAATATGCAATGCATGGATATTTGTCTGTGAAGACGGATGTATTCAGTTTTGGAGTGTTGGTATTGGAGATTGTGAGTGGTCGAAAGAACCATGTTAGGGAGCTTGGTGGAGAACAGGAAGACCTCTTAACCTAT GCGTGGACGCTATTTCAAGCAGGGAAAACATTGGACTTAGTTGATCCGAGTCTTGCAAGATGGAATCAGGACGAGGCAGCGATGTGCATTCAGCTAGGATTGTTATGCTGTCAGTCAAATGTTGCCGATAGGCCCGATATGAATTCTGTCCATCTTATGCTGTCAAGTGATTCATTTACTTTGCCTAGACCTGGGAAACCCGGAATTCAAGGCCGTCGAGGCCGTTGGACCACTACCACCTCTTCTGCTTTCACTAATACAAATAGAGCTAATAGCACCAACACCGCCGGTACCAGCGCTTCAGCAGGTAGTACTATTGTCGAGGATTTTTCTAAAAACTCCATCTCCTATTCTTCTATAGATGAAGGTAGATAA
- the LOC131310619 gene encoding synaptotagmin-5-like isoform X1, with amino-acid sequence MGKRRARSFDLNEALEFLNHLFVDKSLLPFIIPLILVGWVIEKWVFTFSNWVPLGVAVWATIQYGSYQRRILAEDLNRKWKQVILHTAPVTPLEHCEWLNKLLMDIWPNYINPKLCLRFSSIVEKRLKHRKPRLIERIELQGFSLGSCPPVLGLNGTRWSTSGDQRIMRMGFDWDSTDVNILLFAKLAKPLMGTARIVVNSIHIKGELLLMPVLDGKAILYSFLSTPEVRIGVAFGSGGSQSLPATELPGVSSWLVKLSTDTLVKTMVEPRRRCLSLPSVDLRKKAVGGVIYVTVISASKLSKSNLKGSLSKRQHTSTMDGRLEECRDNKDMLTFVEVELGELTRKTNVKPGSSPKWDSMFNMVLHEDTGILRFHLYECTPGSVKYDYLTSCEIKVKYVADDSTMFWAIGPDSSVIAKHANEVEMVVPFEGANSGNLTVKLVLKEWQFSDGSHSLNSFRLSYRPSFYGSSNFPTGTGRKICITVAEGKDLLVKDKFGKSDPYVKLQYGKTLQKTKAVQHTSNPIWNQRFEFDEIGGGEYLKIKCYSEETLGDENIGSARVNLEGLAEGSTRDVWVPLEKVNSGELRLLIEAVRMEDNEVPKGSTSGSINGWIELVLIEARDLVAADIRGTSDPYVRIHHGKRKRTTKVMYKTLNPQWHQTLDFPDDGSPLELHVKDHNAILPTSNIGDCVVEYQRLLPNQTADKWIPLQGVKRGEIHIQITRKVPELEKRPSLDSESSSTRAHKISGQMKEMMVKFQSLIEEGNIDVLSASLSELESLHDMQDEYVVQLETEQMLLLNKINELGQEIFNMSPTLSRGSSSN; translated from the exons atggggaaaagaAGAGCAAGAAGTTTTGATCTGAATGAGGCTCTGGAATTCTTGAACCATTTATTTGTGGACAAGTCTCTTCTACCGTTCATAATTCCTTTGATATTAGTCGGATGGGTTATTGAGAAATGGGTTTTTACCTTCTCCAACTGGGTTCCGCTTGGGGTCGCCGTTTGGGCTACTATTCAG TACGGGAGTTATCAACGCCGAATCCTTGCGGAGGACTTGAATAGGAAATGGAAGCAAGTCATACTCCACACTGCG CCAGTAACACCATTGGAGCACTGTGAATGGCTGAACAAGTTGTTAATGGATATTTGGCCCAACTACATTAACCCAAAGCTTTGCTTGAGGTTCTCATCAATTGTTGAG AAACGCTTGAAGCATCGAAAACCAAGGCTTATT GAAAGAATTGAATTGCAAGGTTTTTCACTAGGTTCATGCCCTCCTGTCTTGGGGCTTAATGGTACTCGGTGGTCAACTTCAGGTGATCAG CGAATCATGCGTATGGGGTTTGATTGGGATTCTACGGATGTAAATATTTTGCTGTTTGCTAAGTTGGCAAAGCCTTTAATGGGAACTGCCCGAATTGTCGTAAACAGCATCCACATCAAGGGTGAA CTTCTCTTGATGCCAGTTCTGGATGGAAAAGCAattttgtactcatttttaTCCACTCCTGAGGTGAGAATAGGCGTTGCGtttggtagtggaggaagtcaATCTCTACCTGCAACAGAACTGCCTGGTGTTTCCTCATGGCTG GTTAAACTTTCAACTGACACCTTAGTCAAGACAATGGTTGAACCTCGCCGCCGCTGTCTATCTCTGCCATCTGTAGACTTGAGGAAAAAGGCTGTCGGTGGTGTAATTTACGTGACTGTCATTTCAGCAAGCAAACTTTCCAAGAGTAACTTGAAGGGAAGCCTTTCTAAAAGACAACATACTTCTACAATGGATGGTAGGTTAGAAGAGTGCCGTGATAACAAAGATATGCTTACATTTGTGGAGGTTGAACTTGGGGAACTAACCAGGAAGACGAATGTCAAACCCGGATCAAGCCCTAAATGGGACTCAATGTTCAATATGGTTTTACACGAAGATACAGGCATTCTGCGATTCCATCTTTATGAGTGTACCCCAGGGAGTGTGAAGTATGACTATCTAACAAGCTGTGAAATTAAG GTGAAATATGTTGCAGATGATTCCACGATGTTTTGGGCAATAGGACCTGATTCTAGTGTGATAGCAAAGCATGCTAATGAAGTTGAAATGGTTGTTCCTTTCGAGGGTGCTAATTCAGGAAAC TTGACTGTGAAACTTGTCTTGAAAGAATGGCAGTTCTCTGATGGTTCACATAGCTTGAACAGTTTCCGTCTCAGCTATCGGCCTTCATTTTATGGGTCATCAAATTTTCCAACTGGAACTGGAAGGAAAATTTGTATTACTGTTGCTGAAGGGAAGGACCTTTTGGTAAAAGACAAATTTGGAAAGTCTGACCCATATGTTAAACTGCAGTATGGAAAG ACGCTCCAGAAAACAAAGGCTGTCCAACATACTTCAAATCCTATCTGGAATCAGAGGTTTGAGTTTGATGAGATAGGAGGAGGTGAATATCTTAAGATAAAATGCTACAGTGAAGAAACACTGGGGGATGAAAACATTGGTAGTGCGCGAGTAAATTTAGAAGGACTTGCAGAGGGGTCAACGAGGGATGTATGGGTTCCGCTTGAAAAAGTAAATTCCGGAGAACTGCGACTTCTTATAGAAGCAGTAAGAATGGAAGATAATGAAGTCCCGAAG GGTTCAACCAGTGGTTCAATTAATGGATGGATTGAACTTGTTCTCATTGAAGCAAGAGACCTTGTTGCTGCCGATATCAGAGGAACAAGTGATCCATATGTGAGGATACACCACGGAAAGAGGAAAAGAACAACAAAG GTTATGTATAAAACTCTGAATCCTCAGTGGCACCAGACCTTGGATTTCCCAGATGATGGTAGTCCCTTGGAGTTGCATGTGAAAGACCATAATGCTATCCTTCCAACATCAAATATTGGTGATTGTGTCGTGGAATATCAAAGATTGCTTCCAAATCAGACAGCTGACAAGTGGATACCCCTTCAAGGAGTAAAAAGGGGAGAGATCCATATTCAAATTACAAGAAAAGTTCCAGAACTAGAGAAGAGACCAAGTTTGGACTCCGAATCTTCCTCAACCAGAGCACACAAAATTTCCGGCCAG
- the LOC131310619 gene encoding synaptotagmin-5-like isoform X2 produces the protein MEASHTPHCVTPLEHCEWLNKLLMDIWPNYINPKLCLRFSSIVEKRLKHRKPRLIERIELQGFSLGSCPPVLGLNGTRWSTSGDQRIMRMGFDWDSTDVNILLFAKLAKPLMGTARIVVNSIHIKGELLLMPVLDGKAILYSFLSTPEVRIGVAFGSGGSQSLPATELPGVSSWLVKLSTDTLVKTMVEPRRRCLSLPSVDLRKKAVGGVIYVTVISASKLSKSNLKGSLSKRQHTSTMDGRLEECRDNKDMLTFVEVELGELTRKTNVKPGSSPKWDSMFNMVLHEDTGILRFHLYECTPGSVKYDYLTSCEIKVKYVADDSTMFWAIGPDSSVIAKHANEVEMVVPFEGANSGNLTVKLVLKEWQFSDGSHSLNSFRLSYRPSFYGSSNFPTGTGRKICITVAEGKDLLVKDKFGKSDPYVKLQYGKTLQKTKAVQHTSNPIWNQRFEFDEIGGGEYLKIKCYSEETLGDENIGSARVNLEGLAEGSTRDVWVPLEKVNSGELRLLIEAVRMEDNEVPKGSTSGSINGWIELVLIEARDLVAADIRGTSDPYVRIHHGKRKRTTKVMYKTLNPQWHQTLDFPDDGSPLELHVKDHNAILPTSNIGDCVVEYQRLLPNQTADKWIPLQGVKRGEIHIQITRKVPELEKRPSLDSESSSTRAHKISGQMKEMMVKFQSLIEEGNIDVLSASLSELESLHDMQDEYVVQLETEQMLLLNKINELGQEIFNMSPTLSRGSSSN, from the exons ATGGAAGCAAGTCATACTCCACACTGCG TAACACCATTGGAGCACTGTGAATGGCTGAACAAGTTGTTAATGGATATTTGGCCCAACTACATTAACCCAAAGCTTTGCTTGAGGTTCTCATCAATTGTTGAG AAACGCTTGAAGCATCGAAAACCAAGGCTTATT GAAAGAATTGAATTGCAAGGTTTTTCACTAGGTTCATGCCCTCCTGTCTTGGGGCTTAATGGTACTCGGTGGTCAACTTCAGGTGATCAG CGAATCATGCGTATGGGGTTTGATTGGGATTCTACGGATGTAAATATTTTGCTGTTTGCTAAGTTGGCAAAGCCTTTAATGGGAACTGCCCGAATTGTCGTAAACAGCATCCACATCAAGGGTGAA CTTCTCTTGATGCCAGTTCTGGATGGAAAAGCAattttgtactcatttttaTCCACTCCTGAGGTGAGAATAGGCGTTGCGtttggtagtggaggaagtcaATCTCTACCTGCAACAGAACTGCCTGGTGTTTCCTCATGGCTG GTTAAACTTTCAACTGACACCTTAGTCAAGACAATGGTTGAACCTCGCCGCCGCTGTCTATCTCTGCCATCTGTAGACTTGAGGAAAAAGGCTGTCGGTGGTGTAATTTACGTGACTGTCATTTCAGCAAGCAAACTTTCCAAGAGTAACTTGAAGGGAAGCCTTTCTAAAAGACAACATACTTCTACAATGGATGGTAGGTTAGAAGAGTGCCGTGATAACAAAGATATGCTTACATTTGTGGAGGTTGAACTTGGGGAACTAACCAGGAAGACGAATGTCAAACCCGGATCAAGCCCTAAATGGGACTCAATGTTCAATATGGTTTTACACGAAGATACAGGCATTCTGCGATTCCATCTTTATGAGTGTACCCCAGGGAGTGTGAAGTATGACTATCTAACAAGCTGTGAAATTAAG GTGAAATATGTTGCAGATGATTCCACGATGTTTTGGGCAATAGGACCTGATTCTAGTGTGATAGCAAAGCATGCTAATGAAGTTGAAATGGTTGTTCCTTTCGAGGGTGCTAATTCAGGAAAC TTGACTGTGAAACTTGTCTTGAAAGAATGGCAGTTCTCTGATGGTTCACATAGCTTGAACAGTTTCCGTCTCAGCTATCGGCCTTCATTTTATGGGTCATCAAATTTTCCAACTGGAACTGGAAGGAAAATTTGTATTACTGTTGCTGAAGGGAAGGACCTTTTGGTAAAAGACAAATTTGGAAAGTCTGACCCATATGTTAAACTGCAGTATGGAAAG ACGCTCCAGAAAACAAAGGCTGTCCAACATACTTCAAATCCTATCTGGAATCAGAGGTTTGAGTTTGATGAGATAGGAGGAGGTGAATATCTTAAGATAAAATGCTACAGTGAAGAAACACTGGGGGATGAAAACATTGGTAGTGCGCGAGTAAATTTAGAAGGACTTGCAGAGGGGTCAACGAGGGATGTATGGGTTCCGCTTGAAAAAGTAAATTCCGGAGAACTGCGACTTCTTATAGAAGCAGTAAGAATGGAAGATAATGAAGTCCCGAAG GGTTCAACCAGTGGTTCAATTAATGGATGGATTGAACTTGTTCTCATTGAAGCAAGAGACCTTGTTGCTGCCGATATCAGAGGAACAAGTGATCCATATGTGAGGATACACCACGGAAAGAGGAAAAGAACAACAAAG GTTATGTATAAAACTCTGAATCCTCAGTGGCACCAGACCTTGGATTTCCCAGATGATGGTAGTCCCTTGGAGTTGCATGTGAAAGACCATAATGCTATCCTTCCAACATCAAATATTGGTGATTGTGTCGTGGAATATCAAAGATTGCTTCCAAATCAGACAGCTGACAAGTGGATACCCCTTCAAGGAGTAAAAAGGGGAGAGATCCATATTCAAATTACAAGAAAAGTTCCAGAACTAGAGAAGAGACCAAGTTTGGACTCCGAATCTTCCTCAACCAGAGCACACAAAATTTCCGGCCAG